Proteins encoded within one genomic window of Scheffersomyces stipitis CBS 6054 chromosome 3, complete sequence:
- a CDS encoding predicted protein (go_function protein kinase activity; ATP binding~go_process protein amino acid phosphorylation) yields MSKDPRGSAYGTYSINNSSSNAIISNSTNNSNNSSTNNMNSSTNLNNTNTYTSRTGNAYPESNRRSVSYDAKRIRLPYDSANGSRSSFQSDGIIDSHSTFNLNSTSSPRTNRISSDGVIYAPKSSSLDPGTRSRPPQERDLSSMSTGNQITDSIVPPPSLAIDNNINPSFSFSEQDDSMQDFLVSPIKSDTLSYPTLRGDVMVSPVVESPEIPSAAMSPSPPKSLTNSLGSNAIGSIIGGYNYSKDSLELSAKREQSSYDVDHNRQGSGSSTISNNSTISATTPASEKANKDMRFVRYAMSTQSTLVNSYNNKWSMPNVLRWLEQNSFNQSWKETFRRNEISGNRFLELENFDKNSMIWKQFSKYLVLDDNNNSVDRFIDLLRKENFHIVSPLYSTRKISNESNSPVLLTHAAKSENRKSTPIFYKHKSTASISSSNSSSSLNNRPVSYVDPASFPNTSSHSFFRKHHRSSSIESPTFKESISAPASSIIPNSAGRSGIFSTLRKIGGEKAAEIVKQEARRLSRSSYQSVPEDELVYARNEEKSVTPIIEIVEPDAEEYIDNYDERYLPRANPSTASPVNTILVSKDNVSFVPVSITEADTIDIHFIKETLVKTLGLINIGLITFHMTEFHSKEGISLPDDILLRIVKKEKNIKLLVRQELGSPSGTATFSTNSSDSKSFEWKGDNNDEQGYPATPQYLLGNSKDSKVDYWNFKESTSNDRLSKINEVPSGRTPSDGNDQSKKQLANQHFPLRLPFPVHKKSSEKLNSGSKTPSLVINTKHLNEVKQSVSPSSAQSNNSFRVIRKEGREIDFDKRRKSPYESKAPKLIPNIYSSSVSDSLRSPVSATTVLTLKDEIPLVNRGSNASTLSQGGIIAKRAAPPPPLSNKSSIRRANSVLKRSLKSRSTSVVSLKHGNSRGSGGRSSIGSKNSDIDDDFFVKSVRNDSRDSTLEGDRDDEEDDDDDDDDEFFMRPINRKQDKLQRVTLTDTTSIHTMNVRPPVDELYSNLEKYFPNTNLDQPIIDDTPVSPLPKEAIATTASAPVRKPTISRTFSNANMSPVNPTIDSGDEIFYGDQTHKLSRRRMKTIRVVANEARKKYLERQKNSPPSTFSVVTRASSNGSGLARSNTKMWGQKVVEVTSTEIEKGFVSKLRNNKNGQFEEFAWIKGELIGRGSFGAVYLGLNVTTGEMLAVKQVVVSPEYRDSSKSGGIEALHKEVETMKDLDHVNIVQYLGYEQKGHIYSLFLEYVTGGSIASCMKSFGKFEEPLIRFISKQVLLGLEYLHSNGILHRDLKADNLLLELDGTCKISDFGISKRSTDIYANNAEMSMQGTVFWMAPEVIDSIVEDKKQGYSAKIDIWSLGCVVLEMFAGKRPWSNEAVVSAIYKIGKTKLAPPIPDEIAHLISPEAKHFINSCFIINPEERPTAKQLLAHPFTRVGSNFNFENTKLARAIKFNSRRSFTHDR; encoded by the exons ATGTCCAAGGATCCGCGTGGATCTGCCTATGGCACCTATTCTATAAATAATTCAAGCTCCAATGCCATAATCAGCAATTCCACAAACAATTCTAACAATAGTTCCACCAATAATATGAACAGTAGTACCAATCTTAACAATACAAATACATATACAAGTCGTACTGGCAACGCGTATCCGGAAAGTAATAGAAGATCTGTCAGTTACGATGCCAAACGAATCCGTCTTCCTTATGATTCTGCTAATGGGTCTAGACTGAGTTTCCAATCCGATGGAATCATTGATTCTCACTCAACTTTTAATCTCAATTCGACCAGCAGCCCCAGGACCAACCGTATCTCCCTGGATGGTGTCATCTATGCTCCGAAATCAAGTTCACTAGATCCCGGAACTCGTTCCAGACCTCCTCAGGAGAGAGACCTCTCGCT GATGTCCACAGGAAATCAGATTACAGATTCAATAGTGCCTCCTCCATCGCTAGCTATCGATAACAATATCAATCCAagcttttccttttcagaGCAAGACGATTCTATGCAAGACTTTTTGGTTTCTCCCATAAAAAGTGACACTCTCTCATACCCTACACTTCGTGGCGATGTAATGGTAAGTCCTGTAGTAGAATCTCCTGAGATTCCCTCAGCTGCGATGTCGCCTTCTCCTCCCAAATCTCTCACAAACAGCCTTGGTTCCAATGCCATAGGTCTGATTATTGGTGGATACAATTATAGCAAGGATTCACTAGAACTTTCGGCTAAAAGGGAACAGTC CAGCTACGACGTAGACCACAACAGACAGGGATCTGGATCTTCAACGATTTCTAACAACTCAACCATCTCAGCAACAACACCTGCTTCTGAAAAGGCTAACAAAGATATGCGTTTCGTGAGATACGCCATGAGTACACAATCGACTCTAGTGAATTCATACAATAACAAGTGGCTGATGCCAAACGTGTTGAGATGGTTAGAACAGAATAGCTTCAATCAGTCTTGGAAAGAAACGTTCCGCAGAAACGAAATATCAGGCAATAGATTCCTTGAGTTAGAGAACTTCGACAAAAATTCCATGATCTGGAAACAGTTCTCCAAGTACCTTGTACTAGACGATAACAACAACTCAGTGGACAGGTTTATAGATCTTTTGCGGAAGGAAAACTTTCA TATAGTATCGCCATTGTACTCTACGAGAAAAATCTCCAATGAGTCCAATTCTCCGGTTTTACTCACCCACGCCGCAAAGTCAGAAAACAGGAAATCCACACCGATTTTCTATAAGCACAAATCGACGGCATCTATATCTTCGTCaaattcatcttcttctctcaaCAAC AGGCCAGTTTCATATGTGGATCCTGCCAGTTTTCCTAACACTAGTTCACATCTGTTCTTCAGAAAACACCATCGGTCTTCGTCCATCGAGAGTCCTACCTTCAAGGAATCGATCAGTGCTCCTGCCAGTTCTATCATTCCTAACTCAGCTGG AAGGAGTGGTATTTTCAGCACTCTACGGAAAATCGGTGGTGAGAAAGCAGCGGAAATCGTAAAACAG GAAGCGAGAAGGCTATCAAGATCTAGTTATCAAAGTGTTCCCGAGGACGAACTTGTATACGCTCGCAACGAAGAGAAATCTGTAACTCCGAtcattgaaattgttgaaccTGATGCAGAAGAGTACATTGACAATTATGATGAAAGATACCTTCCTCGAGCAAACCCTTCTACTGCATCCCCGGTCAACACCATATTGGTCAGTAAGGATAATGTGTCTTTTGTGCCTGTTTCAATCACAGAAGCAGATACGATAGATATTCATTTCATCAAGGAGACATTGGTAAAAACTTTGGGGTTGATAAATATCGGACTAATCACGTTTCACATGACGGAATTTCACTCGAAAGAAGGTATCTCTCTTCCAGATGACATCCTTTTGAGAATtgtaaagaaagaaaagaacatcaagttgttggttAGACAGGAACTAGGATCACCATCTGGTACTGCTACATTCTCGACAAACTCGTCTGATTCGAAATCGTTTGAATGGAAAGGTGATAACAACGACGAGCAAGGTTATCCTGCGACTCCTCAGTATTTATTGGGCAATTCCAAAGATTCTAAGGTCGATTATTGGAACTTCAAGGAAAGTACTTCGAACGATAGACTCTCTAAAATTAATGAAGTGCCCTCTGGCAGAACTCCTTCTGATGGAAATGACCAGTCAAAGAAACAACTCGCGAACCAACACTTTCCATTGAGATTGCCTTTCCCAGTTCACAAGAAATCTTCTGAAAAGCTAAATTCAGGTTCCAAAACTCCATCTCTTGTTATTAATACCAAGCATTTGAACGAAGTTAAACAGTCAGTATCTCCATCTTCAGCTCAGTCAAATAACTCGTTTAGAGTCATAAGGAAGgaaggaagagaaatcGATTTTGACAAAAGGAGAAAGTCGCCATACGAATCTAAGGCTCCCAAGCTTATTCCCAATATTTACTCCTCGTCTGTTTCAGATTCTTTGAGATCTCCTGTCTCCGCAACGACTGTTCTAACGTTGAAAGACGAAATTCCGCTTGTTAACAGAGGCTCCAATGCGAGCACGTTGTCTCAA GGAGGTATAATAGCGAAGAGAGCAGCTCCCCCACCTCCACTTTCGAATAAGCTGAGTATTCGTCGTGCGAACTCCGTCCTCAAGAGATCGCTCAAGAGCAGACTGACCTCAGT AGTCTCTCTCAAACATGGCAATAGTCGGGGGTCTGGAGGAAGACTGTCTATTGGATCGAAGAATTCAGACAT CgatgatgatttctttgtGAAGTCTGTAAGAAACGACAGCAGAGATAGCACTCTTGAGGGAGACAGggatgatgaagaagatgatgacgacgacgatgatgaCGAGTTTTTCATGCGACCAATCAACAGGAAACAAGATAAGCTCCAGAGAGTAACGTTAACAGACACCACTTCGATTCATACGATGAACGTTAGACCTCCTGTTGATGAACTTTACAGCAACTTAGAGAAGTATTTCCCTAATACCAATCTCGATCAACCTATTATAGATGATACACCAGTATCTCCACTTCCAAAAGAAGCGATTGCTACAACTGCATCTGCCCCAGTAAGGAAGCCTACGATTTCTAGAACATTTTCCAATGCCAATATGTCACCAGTTAACCCTACAATTGATTCGGGCGACGAAATCTTTTATGGTGACCAAACTCACAAACTCAGTCGTCGTAGAATGAAAACAATTCGTGTTGTGGCCAATGAAGCTCGGAAAAAGTATCTCGAGAGACAGAAGAACTCACCACCATCCACATTTTCTGTGGTAACCAGAGCCTCCAGTAATGGCAGTGGGTTGGCCAGGTCCAATACAAAGATGTGGGGCCAgaaagttgtagaagtGACGTCCACTGAGATTGAAAAGGGTTTTGTAAGTAAACTtagaaacaacaagaacgGCCAGTTTGAAGAGTTTGCATGGATCAAAGGTGAACTCATTGGCCGAGGTTCATTTGGGGCAGTCTATCTTGGTTTAAATGTCACAACAGGTGAAATGCTTGCTGTGAAGCAAGTGGTTGTTTCACCGGAATACAGAGATTCTAGCAAATCTGGAGGAATCGAAGCCTTGCACAAGGAGGTGGAAACTATGAAGGATTTAGACCATGTAAACATCGTCCAATATTTGGGCTACGAGCAGAAGGGCCATATCTATAGTTTGTTTTTGGAGTATGTTACTGGTGGATCGATAGCTTCGTGTATGAAGTCGTTTGGTAAGTTTGAAGAACCTCTCATTAGATTTATCTCCAAGCAGGTTTTGCTAGGATTGGAGTACTTGCACTCCAATGGAATCTTGCATCGTGATCTCAAAGCAGATAATTTGCTTTTGGAGCTCGATGGTACTTGTAAGATTTCTGACTTTGGCATTTCGAAGAGATCAACCGATATTTATGCTAACAATGCTGAAATGTCGATGCAGGGGACGGTCTTTTGGATGGCTCCAGAAGTCATTGACAGCATTGTGGAAGACAAGAAGCAAGGATATTCTGCTAAGATTGATATTTGGTCTCTTGGTTGTGTAGTATTGGAGATGTTTGCCGGGAAGAGGCCCTGGTCCAATGAAGCTGTTGTCAGTGCAATCTACAAGATTGGTAAGACCAAATTGGCACCTCCTATTCCGGATGAAATAGCCCATTTGATATCACCAGAAGCCAAACACTTTATCAATAGTTGTTTCATAATTAATCCTGAAGAGAGACCTACGGCCAAACAGCTTCTAGCCCATCCATTCACCAGAGTCGGGTCtaacttcaactttgagaaCACCAAGTTGGCGAGGGccatcaagttcaactcgCGAAGAAGCTTCACTCATGATAGGTAG
- the SAP190 gene encoding SIT4-Associating Protein ser/thr phosphatase involved in G1/S transition (ser/thr phosphatase involved in G1/S transition related to SAP155, SAP185, and SAP190, all of which associate with the SIT4 protein phosphatase) codes for MSGSFWKFSNGFTSLSNISTILENHTINNESGDSSYSNSYNVLLKLIDENDLLQELLSNNPMLLEFLREGNVLAMLVDMVTTEGALQAKPSEKEEKPADEKIKENKDTKEDDVDDNDKSNDEEAEEEEEGEAEEEEEEDEDEEEDEADETDEERATRRATIAAEILSADVWSLTDTVMESTINLNKLWSILDSKSSLSINLSTYFMKIMEHLLDMKCDEMITYLIENQPNLVGKFMNHLSNPPLMDFLLKLISTDKPDNSTGIIDYLQNQSLISHLISALDISEEANVEEADNDSLLVKQSSAADFLKALITISANSTTDNSTIGPNELTRELVSYEQMCHLCDIMLKGGYALANGVGIIIEIIRKNNSDYDILPVLYITLDSHPPTGRDPIYLGHLLKVFGSKIGEFNHLLLKNDVDNKLRTPFGEIEPLGFERFKICELIAELLHCSNMALLNDNKGFNVVKERDNLREKMKEYDPVSFKYNEIIVLPEEKKESSSNDDDKEDKKTNEDDYANDTIDSFNSKLRNEEGDSVLQHPNEDDEEEPHANANLTEEQIRANPVVGDFLKIALFDTQIISNILSMFFKFPWNNFLHNVVFDIVQQVLNGSMDIGFNKFLAIDLFHLGDITNKIIEGQKLCTGYEEDHNGLRLGFMGHLTLIAEEVVKFIQLYPTNTLSELIDAKVEDEVWEDYVSNVLYDTREKYNAILGGGDEDEDDDDDVNNTFDEGLGEIIEEVKTGLVFDSNADVRDRLDSDESESDDDDHFTSYMSQQLTSTASTEIISSSMVSQTKEITSKELLDADFEDADEYIDPNDDGMSYKKSHPLYDSTGSSSSSDNDDDLGLDDDHLSSEKDSSTKLTRSASKGH; via the exons ATGTCTGGATCCTTTTGGAAGTTCTCCAACGGCTTCACATCGCTTTCAAACATCTCAACCATCCTAGAAAACCACACCATCAACAATGAGCTGGGCGATTCACTGTACCTGAATCTGTACAATGTGCTCctcaagttgattgatgAAAACGATTTGTTGCAAGAGTTGCTTCTGAACAATCCCATGCTCTTAGAGTTTTTACGTGAAGGAAACGTCCTTGCCATGTTGGTAGACATGGTCACGACTGAAGGTGCTTTACAGGCAAAGCCgtctgaaaaagaagaaaaaccAGCAGACGAAAAAATTAAGGAGAATAAAGAcaccaaagaagatgatgttgatgatAACGACAAATCtaatgatgaagaagcagaagaggaagaggaaggAGAAgcagaggaagaggaagaggaagatgaggatgaagaagaagatgaggCTGACGAAacagacgaagaaagagcTACACGCCGTGCTACTATTGCGGCAGAAATCTTATCGGCCGACGTGTGGTCACTTACAGACACCGTGATGGAATCGACgatcaatttgaacaagttgtgGTCTATTTTGGACTCGAAATCGCTGCTCTCCATAAACTTGTCCACTTATTTCATGAAGATCATGGAGCATTTGTTGGACATGAAGTGTGATGAAATGATCACCTACCTCATTGAGAACCAACCTAATTTGGTGGGCAAGTTTATGAACCATTTGTCCAACCCTCCGCTTATGGACTTccttttgaagttgatttcCACCGACAAGCCAGATAATTCGACTGGAATAATAGACTATCTCCAAAATCAGAGCTTAATATCACACCTCATCTCTGCATTGGACATTTCGGAAGAGGCTAACGTTGAAGAAGCCGACAATGACAGCTTATTAGTCAAGCAgtcttcagcagcagacTTCCTAAAGGCTCTTATCACCATATCTGCTAATTCCACTACAGACAATTCAACCATTGGCCCCAATGAGTTGACCAGAGAATTGGTTTCTTACGAGCAGATGTGCCACTTATGTGACATCATGTTAAAAGGAGGCTACGCCTTGGCCAATGGTGTCGGAATCATCATAGAAATCATTAGAAAGAACAACTCGGATTATGATATCTTACCTGTTTTGTACATTACCTTGGATTCACATCCTCCTACTGGAAGAGATCCCATCTACTTGGGCCATTTACTCAAAGTATTTGGCAGCAAGATTGGGGAATTCAATCACTTGCTCTTGAAAAACGATGTAGACAACAAATTAAGAACCCCTTTTGGAGAAATTGAGCCGTTGGGTTTTGAGAGATTCAAGATATGTGAGTTGATCGCTGAACTTTTACATTGTTCTAACATGGCATTACTCAATGACAACAAGGGCTTTAATGTAGTCAAGGAAAGAGACAATTTGAgagagaagatgaaggagTACGATCCTGTCAGCTTCAAATATAACGAGATTATCGTACTTCCTgaggagaagaaagaatccAGTTCTAATGATGATGACAAGGAAGATAAGAAAACAAATGAAGACGACTACGCTAATGACACGATAGATTCGTTCAACTCGAAACTACGCAACGAAGAAGGAGATTCCGTCTTGCAACATCctaatgaagatgacgaagaagaaccacACGCAAATGCCAATCTCACCGAGGAGCAAATAAGAGCCAATCCAGTTGTGGGCGACTTTTTAAAGATTGCGTTGTTTGATACGCAAATCATTTCCAATATTTTGTccatgttcttcaagttcccttggaacaacttcttgcaCAACGTTGTTTTCGACATCGTACAACAAGTATTAAATGGCTCGATGGACATCGGTTTTAATAAGTTTTTGGCCATAGATTTGTTTCATTTAGGAGACATTACGAATAAAATTATCGAAGGTCAAAAGTTGTGCACTGGCTACGAAGAGGACCACAATGGTTTGAGATTGGGATTCATGGGCCATTTGACATTgattgcagaagaagtagtcAAGTTCATTCAGCTTTACCCTACGAACACCTTAAGCGAGTTGATTGATGCTAAAGTAGAAGACGAAGTATGGGAAGACTATGTTAGCAACGTCTTGTACGATACCAGAGAGAAGTACAACGCTATATTGGGTGGTGGggacgaagatgaagacgacgacgacgacgtCAACAATACCTTTGATGAAGGCTTGGGTGAGATTATAGAAGAGGTCAAGACGGGATTGGTTTTTGATTCGAAC GCTGATGTCAGAGATCGTTTAGACAGCGACGAATCTGAGTCGGACGACGACGACCACTTCACCAGTTACATGTCACAGCAATTGACAAGTACAGCTTCTACAGAAATAatctcatcttcaatgGTCTCACAGACTAAAGAGATCACAAGCAAAGAGCTCTTGGATGCAGATTTCGAAGACGCTGATGAGTATATCGACCCAAACGATGACGGTATGTCGTACAAGAAATCGCATCCCTTGTACGATTCTACGGGCTC TTCCAGCTCTTCGGACAATGACGACGACCTTGGTTTGGACGATGACCACCTTTCCTCAGAGAAAGACAGTAGCACCAAGTTGACCAGATCCGCTAGCAAGGGACACTAG
- the YNT1 gene encoding Glucosamine 6-phosphate synthetase (Glucosamine 6-phosphate synthetases, contain amidotransferase and phosphosugar isomerase domains Cell wall/membrane/envelope biogenesis~go_process metabolism~go_process metabolism) — MCRFMIYKGRESMVLSDLLTKPAHSIINQSFDSRLRLDMRNPINGDGFGVGYYTASNKPCIFRAITPAWNNVNLNNLSDCTEASLVFGHVRASTQGVLSETNCHPFSYGKVMFMHNGGISQFNHMKKKLVNHLEEQFFLYIQGSTDSECCFALFLDTLYKMGYDPGNFETKFTHSVLRKALVTTIELIKEWQTQTTDEPSLMNFAVTDGESVVVSRYITSKTDEAASLHFSTGSKFFEYEPGLFKMERLNRSQDVIFVASEPLTFERGDWICVPTNTLITITKNNTILMHPIEDEFYDGGVNERSAGLAMSKGLMGGVPTKNSHRMDDKSSEDEVDSTLADVPPLSREGRRASNDAAVF; from the coding sequence ATGTGCCGTTTCATGATCTACAAGGGCAGAGAGTCCATGGTGCTATCGGACTTGCTCACCAAACCAGCGCATTCCATCATCAACCAGTCGTTTGACTCACGGCTCAGACTTGATATGAGAAACCCCATCAACGGAGATGGGTTTGGTGTAGGCTACTATACTGCTTCCAACAAGCCATGTATCTTTCGTGCCATAACACCTGCGTGGAACAACGTTAATTTAAACAACCTTTCGGACTGTACCGAAGCTCTGTTGGTGTTTGGTCATGTGAGAGCTTCAACTCAGGGAGTCTTGTCTGAAACCAACTGCCATCCTTTCTCGTATGGCAAGGTCATGTTCATGCACAATGGTGGCATACTGCAATTCAACcatatgaagaagaaactcgTTAATCATTTAGAAGAGCAGTTTTTCTTATATATCCAGGGTTCTACGGACTCTGAGTGTTGTTTTGCGCTCTTCTTGGATACGTTGTACAAGATGGGATATGACCCTGGCAATTTTGAAACAAAGTTCACTCACTCTGTCTTACGTAAAGCTTTGGTTACAACTATagagttgatcaaggaaTGGCAGACCCAAACTACAGACGAGCCGTCGTTGATGAACTTTGCTGTAACGGATGGTGAATCAGTTGTGGTCAGTAGATATATCACGTCCAAGACAGATGAAGCAGCTTCGCTTCATTTTAGCACTGGTCTGAAATTCTTTGAGTATGAACCAGGATTATTCAAAATGGAACGTCTAAACAGATCGCAGGACGTAATATTTGTAGCCAGTGAGCCGTTGACATTTGAACGAGGTGATTGGATCTGTGTCCCTACCAACACGTTGATCACTATTACAAAGAACAATACCATCTTAATGCATCCTATAGAAGATGAATTCTACGATGGTGGAGTTAACGAAAGATCTGCTGGTTTAGCCATGAGCAAAGGTCTTATGGGCGGAGTCCCAACTAAGAATAGCCACAGAATGGATGACAAGTCTctggaagatgaagttgactcTACTTTGGCAGATGTACCTCCATTGTCCAGAGAGGGAAGAAGAGCCTCTAACGACGCAGCTGTATTCTGA
- a CDS encoding predicted protein, translating into MSLFRTLQHSPATLTIFHDATIPLSNILYKALSRAHFNLKDNSKHEFQIDLMQNKMPTLDQYQSLVRNCLPDSRSKSILHGCYPFLHDRRTSGSSHSEIVTTRGLGHHRGTFSEGEYSIIYDAFNKLHEGKATGKVDIEPSEIFRAPLVVDWDQNKIANDEESLVEILQKYTAE; encoded by the exons ATGTCGCTATTCAGAACACTCCAGCACTCTCCTGCAACATTGACCATCTTCCACGATGCCACCATTCCTCTTTCCAACATCCTCTACAAGGCATTGAGCAGAGCTCATTTCAACCTCAAGGACAACTCAAAGCACGAGTTCCAGATCGATTTGATGCAGAACAAGATGCCTACCTTAGATCAATACCAGTCACTTGTACGCAATTGTCTTCCTGATTCGCGAAGCAAGTCGATTTTGCATGGATGTTATCCATTTTTGCACGACAGAAGGACTCTGGGCTCGTCCCACTCAGAAATCGTCACCACTCGAGGCTTGGGCCACCACAGAGGA ACCTTTTCCGAGGGTGAGTACAGCATTATCTACGACGCATTCAACAAGCTACACGAGGGTAAAGCTACTGGTAAAGTGGACATCGAACCCTCCGAAATCTTCAGGGCACCTTTGGTGGTGGACTGGGATCAGAACAAGATAGCGAACGACGAAGAGTCATTGGTGGAAATCTTACAAAAGTACACCGCAGAGTAA
- a CDS encoding predicted protein, translated as MPSISSVYLSLYNAVATSVWSAILILGLFDFIAAGAPGDFPHAVLVYVQLVNSAFDILHSAIGLVKSPLLTVLLQTLARSIITIGICYKLPEAPANWNLPAFTAITVAWSLAEIIRYGFYAVKLACDEVPSWMFWLRYNMFILLYPVGLVAESTVVISALKYTMGSSYFFFLLFALSMYLPGFFTLYGHMFSQRRKVYGLGIKQKTE; from the exons ATGCCCTCTATCTCCAGCGTGTACTTGTCGTTGTACAATGCCGTTGCTACTTCCGTGTGGTCTGCCATTCTTATTTTGGGGCTTTTCGATTTTATCGCAGCTGGTGCACC TGGCGATTTCCCTCACGCTGTGTTAGTGTATGTGCAGCTTGTGAACTCAGCTTTTGATATCTTGCACTCGGCTATAGGATTGGTCAAATCGCCATTGCTTACCgtgcttcttcaaacctTGGCTCGTTCCATCATTACTATTGGAATCTGCTATAAACTCCCAGAAGCTCCCGCTAATTGGAACTTGCCTGCTTTTACCGCTATCACCGTGGCATGGTCACTTGCCGAGATCATACGCTATGGCTTCTATGCCGTCAAATTGGCCTGTGACgaagttccttcttggaTGTTCTGGCTCAGGTATAATATGTTTATCTTGTTGTACCCAGTGGGTCTTGTTGCAGAACTGACGGTTGTAATTTCCGCTCTCAAATACACTATGGGCTCCagctacttcttcttcttgctctttGCCTTGTCGATGTACTTGCCCGGTTTCTTCACTCTCTATGGCCACATGTTTTcccagagaagaaaagtctATGGTTTGGGTATTAAACAAAAGACTGAGTAA
- a CDS encoding predicted protein: MSESASHPKKWLIAYNSISASLWTIVLFNTIFLGSSLGQPYLFDYTNKITTWIQTFAVVEIINSATGLVKSPIFTTATQVFSRLLIVWGVCQLLPESPANTHWIYITLSLSWSITEIIRYSYYATNLTSPGGVPDWLTWLRYTTFYVLYPTGVSSETYMIYLSLNEASSIVGQWYYYFLIFTLFTYIPGFYMLYTYMIKQRKKVLGKSKSTKKTE; this comes from the coding sequence atgtCTGAATCTGCTTCTCATCCCAAGAAGTGGTTGATCGCCTACAACTCGATTTCAGCCTCGTTATGGACTATTGTGTTGTTCAACACAATCTTCTTGGGTTCTTCCCTCGGTCAACCATATTTGTTTGATTACACCAACAAGATCACCACCTGGATTCAGACGTTTGCCGTTGTCGAAATCATCAATTCTGCCACTGGACTCGTCAAACTGCCTATTTTTACGACGGCTACTCAAGTTTTCTCTAGATTGTTAATCGTTTGGGGTGTGTGCCAGTTGCTTCCAGAGTCTCCAGCTAACACTCACTGGATCTATATAACCTTGTCTTTGAGTTGGTCCATCACTGAGATAATTAGATACTCGTATTACGCTACCAACTTGACTTCTCCAGGTGGAGTTCCAGACTGGTTGACCTGGTTGAGATACACTACCTTCTACGTCTTGTATCCTACTGGCGTGTCTTCTGAAACTTACATGATCTATTTGTCCTTGAATGAGGCCTCCTCAATAGTTGGTCAATGGTACTACTACTTCTTAATCTTCACATTGTTCACTTACATTCCCGGCTTCTACATGCTCTACACATACATGATCAAGCAGAGAAAGAAGGTCTTGGGCAAGTCAAAAAGCACCAAGAAGACCGAGTAG